From the Desulfosarcina sp. BuS5 genome, one window contains:
- a CDS encoding ABC transporter ATP-binding protein, whose translation MIKIDGLKKNYKNIQALKGITLHIPRGELFAYLGPNGSGKTTTINILTGLSGFSAGNAYLNNFHIQKKPVRAKMQAGLVPQRINLDNELTINENLDIHGRLFHMSGKKRKKRIDELLDYIEMRDRKNSLVKHLSGGLKRRVVIVRAMMHFPGILFLDEPTVGLDPNIRRRIWSLIKRIRQDGATIFLTTHYIEEAEFLAERVAFLDNGEIVKIDAPQNFMDQTGKWALDDMVNDKIKTIYFKNRDEAANHIRNREGNFTLRRVNLEDAFLSLTGKKVENK comes from the coding sequence TTGATAAAAATAGATGGTCTCAAAAAAAATTACAAAAATATTCAGGCGCTGAAAGGGATCACCCTCCATATTCCTCGAGGCGAGTTGTTTGCTTATCTCGGCCCTAACGGCTCCGGCAAGACAACAACCATAAATATTCTAACGGGACTGTCAGGTTTTTCCGCAGGGAATGCATATTTGAACAATTTTCATATACAAAAAAAACCTGTAAGGGCAAAAATGCAGGCCGGGCTTGTGCCCCAGAGGATAAACCTTGATAATGAGCTCACCATCAATGAAAACCTGGATATCCACGGCAGGCTCTTTCACATGTCCGGGAAAAAGAGAAAAAAAAGGATTGACGAATTGCTCGATTATATCGAAATGAGAGACCGTAAAAATAGTCTTGTAAAACATCTGTCCGGAGGTTTGAAGAGGCGGGTCGTGATAGTAAGGGCCATGATGCATTTCCCCGGAATCCTTTTTCTTGACGAACCTACTGTGGGGCTCGACCCGAATATAAGACGAAGGATATGGTCGTTGATCAAAAGAATCCGGCAGGATGGCGCAACTATTTTTTTAACCACCCACTATATAGAAGAGGCGGAGTTTTTAGCGGAGCGGGTCGCATTTCTTGATAACGGGGAGATCGTGAAAATTGATGCCCCGCAAAACTTTATGGATCAAACAGGAAAATGGGCGCTCGATGATATGGTGAACGATAAGATTAAAACTATCTATTTCAAAAACAGGGATGAAGCGGCTAATCATATTAGAAATCGGGAAGGAAATTTTACATTAAGAAGGGTTAATCTGGAAGACGCCTTTCTTTCACTGACAGGTAAAAAGGTGGAAAATAAATGA
- the cobN gene encoding cobaltochelatase subunit CobN has translation MKIVSIMWSSYANMLVRAAKNVADILEVSAYSSKVLEEDPEKVDAVLKEAADADIIFLYRSSEGFWEVIENQLKELGKNIPVICCGYDPSYWTLSTVRPEIVAEVNSYVVINGEENFINMLRYIASEAGGLDIEAEEPRPVPWEGLYHPEAPTGYFATVDEYLEWYEEYRGLSSEVRGQKSEVGSQRSTVGILFTRHQWVNDNLEVEDTLIRELERLGLDVIPVFSYSVKDEERGCKGSGEAVCETFLRPDGTSRIDIMIKLQNFPLQSSREKGHDNKEIAAEGIEILKKIGVPVISPVTSYYKTIDEWENEMDGIGSSVGWSMAMPEFEGVIEPFIVGAANKTGEGLQVRMPIEERCRKVAGRVAKWVQLKKKPPAERKIAFILHNNPCASVEATVGGGAHLDTLESAAMIMGRMKEAGYRVDPPENGKELINTIMERKAVSEFRWTTVDEIVKKGGVLAHVSVDEYRRWFDTFPEKVRDRISGAWGNPPGEEVNGVPAAMVYNGKILVTGVEYGNAVVCVQPKRGCAGPRCDGRVCKILHDPDVPPPHQYIATYRYLQDIWGADAIVHIGTHGNLEFLPGKSTALSESCLPDIAIGDMPHLYIYNADNPPEGTIAKRRSYATLVDHMQTVMTQGGLYDDLEELDRFLGEYEQVKNIDKGRAHALEHLIDDSLQKTNLLEGAKLLPDAPFEEKARAAHDVLSLTRNTKIQDGMHIFGELPQGERRVDFINSILSYDAGEEISLRKLICRLIGTELGDLLSDRGAYSCFYKKSHGELLEEIDILSKKFISQVLAGGDDDAGTKLKNILDGLLKDETHLNKIHLIEDKIWDLNTRLNASKEVEALLSGFEAKYIPAGPSGLITRGRDDILPTGRNFYSLDPHRVPTKASWKVGMRLADAVIEKHEKEEGKTPENVAIFWMCSDIMWADGEGMAQIMYLMGVKPVWLSNGRLKGFEIIPLEALGRPRIDVTIRVSGITRDNFPNCIDVIDEAVQAVAALDEPDEMNFVRKHTLAQIAESGAESGNDPTSEKTWRDATFRLFASKPGTYQAGTNLAVYASAWKDEKDLSDIFVYWNGYAYGKGVFGEEKQSQLAGSLKTVDVTYNKVVSDEYDLFGCCCYFGTHGGMTAAARSISGKKVKTYYGDTREPEHVEVRDMADEVRRVVRTKLLNPKWIEGMKRHGYKGAGDISKRVGRVYGWEATTQEVDDWIFDDITRTFVLNEENRKFFEENNPWALEEIGRRLLEAESRGLWDADPQVLEGLKEQYLEVEGWIEKKMGDVEGDFQGGSVDILTSEDVENWGEMMKEVKAKIQAAKPE, from the coding sequence ATGAAAATAGTTTCAATAATGTGGAGCTCTTATGCCAACATGCTTGTCCGCGCGGCAAAAAATGTGGCCGATATTCTGGAGGTTTCGGCCTATTCTTCAAAGGTTCTTGAAGAAGACCCGGAAAAGGTTGACGCTGTATTGAAAGAGGCTGCGGATGCGGACATCATCTTTCTTTACCGCTCATCCGAGGGATTCTGGGAGGTTATCGAAAATCAGCTAAAGGAACTGGGCAAAAATATTCCTGTTATCTGCTGCGGGTATGATCCTTCATACTGGACGCTTTCCACTGTCCGGCCGGAGATAGTGGCGGAGGTCAACTCATACGTTGTCATCAACGGCGAGGAGAACTTTATCAACATGCTCCGCTACATTGCCAGCGAGGCCGGTGGACTCGATATAGAGGCAGAGGAACCCAGGCCCGTTCCCTGGGAAGGTCTTTATCATCCTGAAGCGCCGACCGGGTATTTTGCTACTGTGGATGAATATCTTGAATGGTACGAAGAATACAGAGGTCTGAGCTCGGAGGTCAGAGGTCAGAAGTCGGAGGTCGGAAGTCAGAGATCCACTGTGGGCATTCTTTTTACCCGGCATCAATGGGTAAATGACAATCTGGAGGTGGAAGATACCCTGATCCGTGAACTGGAACGGCTTGGGCTGGATGTTATCCCTGTTTTTTCTTATTCGGTCAAGGATGAGGAGCGGGGATGCAAGGGGAGCGGGGAGGCGGTCTGCGAGACATTTTTGCGGCCGGACGGAACTTCGCGCATAGATATTATGATAAAACTCCAGAACTTTCCTTTGCAAAGCAGCCGGGAAAAAGGCCACGACAATAAAGAGATCGCGGCGGAAGGCATAGAGATTTTAAAAAAAATCGGCGTGCCTGTCATATCTCCTGTAACTTCATACTACAAGACCATAGATGAGTGGGAAAACGAGATGGACGGAATAGGCAGCAGCGTAGGGTGGTCAATGGCCATGCCTGAATTTGAAGGGGTGATTGAGCCCTTTATTGTCGGGGCCGCGAATAAAACCGGAGAGGGGCTTCAAGTGCGGATGCCGATAGAAGAGAGATGCCGCAAGGTTGCCGGGCGGGTTGCAAAATGGGTGCAGTTAAAGAAGAAACCTCCGGCAGAGCGAAAGATCGCGTTTATCCTGCACAATAATCCCTGCGCCTCGGTTGAGGCCACGGTCGGCGGCGGCGCGCATCTTGACACCCTCGAGAGCGCTGCCATGATAATGGGCCGGATGAAAGAAGCCGGTTATCGGGTTGATCCTCCTGAAAACGGCAAGGAACTTATCAATACGATTATGGAGAGAAAGGCTGTTTCTGAATTCAGGTGGACTACTGTAGATGAGATCGTCAAAAAAGGAGGCGTCTTAGCACATGTTTCGGTTGATGAGTACAGAAGATGGTTCGACACGTTTCCGGAAAAAGTAAGAGACAGGATATCCGGGGCATGGGGAAATCCTCCGGGCGAGGAAGTAAACGGAGTCCCCGCCGCCATGGTATATAATGGCAAAATTCTGGTTACAGGGGTTGAATACGGCAATGCAGTGGTCTGCGTCCAGCCCAAACGGGGCTGCGCCGGGCCGAGATGCGACGGCCGGGTATGCAAAATTCTTCATGATCCTGATGTGCCGCCGCCTCACCAGTATATAGCCACCTATCGTTATCTACAAGATATATGGGGAGCTGATGCCATTGTTCATATAGGAACACATGGCAACCTTGAGTTTTTGCCCGGTAAATCGACCGCTCTTTCCGAATCCTGTCTTCCTGATATAGCCATTGGAGATATGCCCCACCTCTATATCTATAATGCAGATAACCCGCCTGAAGGAACAATCGCCAAGCGCCGCAGTTATGCAACGCTTGTTGATCACATGCAGACCGTGATGACCCAGGGCGGGCTTTATGACGATCTGGAGGAACTTGATCGATTCCTGGGTGAATATGAGCAGGTAAAAAATATTGATAAAGGCCGCGCCCATGCCCTGGAGCATCTGATCGACGATTCCTTGCAAAAGACCAACCTTCTCGAAGGGGCAAAGCTTTTACCTGATGCTCCCTTTGAAGAAAAGGCCAGGGCCGCGCACGATGTGCTGAGTCTGACAAGAAACACCAAAATACAGGATGGAATGCACATCTTCGGCGAGCTGCCGCAGGGTGAACGCCGGGTTGATTTTATCAACTCCATCCTCTCTTATGATGCAGGCGAAGAAATCTCTCTCCGTAAGCTTATTTGCAGGCTTATCGGTACGGAGTTAGGCGATCTTTTGAGCGACAGGGGAGCGTATTCCTGTTTCTACAAAAAAAGCCATGGTGAGCTGCTTGAGGAGATTGATATTTTGAGCAAAAAATTTATCAGCCAGGTTCTTGCCGGCGGCGATGATGATGCAGGCACAAAACTTAAAAATATTCTGGATGGCTTGCTGAAAGATGAGACTCATCTAAACAAAATTCATCTGATTGAAGACAAAATTTGGGATCTAAATACAAGGCTGAATGCCTCAAAGGAAGTTGAGGCCTTGCTTTCAGGTTTTGAAGCAAAATATATTCCGGCCGGACCCTCCGGCCTGATTACAAGAGGAAGGGATGATATACTGCCAACCGGAAGAAATTTCTACTCCCTTGACCCTCATCGGGTCCCGACCAAGGCTTCCTGGAAAGTGGGAATGAGACTGGCTGATGCCGTGATTGAGAAACATGAAAAAGAAGAAGGAAAAACTCCGGAAAATGTGGCAATTTTCTGGATGTGCTCCGATATTATGTGGGCCGACGGCGAGGGTATGGCCCAGATCATGTACCTTATGGGAGTCAAACCGGTCTGGCTCTCCAATGGAAGGTTAAAAGGGTTTGAAATTATTCCTTTGGAGGCTCTTGGCAGGCCGCGCATCGACGTGACGATCCGGGTTTCCGGCATCACCAGGGATAACTTCCCAAACTGTATCGATGTCATAGACGAGGCTGTCCAGGCAGTAGCGGCTCTGGACGAACCTGATGAAATGAACTTTGTCAGAAAACATACCCTGGCCCAAATTGCGGAATCAGGTGCGGAATCGGGCAATGATCCGACCTCGGAAAAGACCTGGCGCGATGCCACGTTCCGTCTGTTTGCCTCAAAACCAGGCACTTATCAGGCAGGCACAAATCTGGCGGTATATGCCTCGGCCTGGAAAGACGAAAAAGATCTCTCCGATATTTTTGTATACTGGAACGGCTATGCTTACGGCAAGGGGGTGTTCGGCGAAGAAAAACAGAGCCAGTTGGCCGGCAGTTTGAAAACAGTCGATGTTACTTACAACAAGGTGGTTTCGGATGAATACGACCTGTTCGGCTGCTGCTGTTATTTTGGTACCCACGGTGGAATGACCGCTGCAGCGAGAAGCATCTCCGGAAAAAAGGTAAAGACCTACTATGGAGATACACGGGAACCGGAGCATGTGGAAGTAAGGGATATGGCCGATGAGGTCAGGCGGGTCGTACGCACCAAGCTTTTAAATCCCAAATGGATCGAAGGGATGAAGCGTCATGGATATAAAGGAGCCGGGGATATATCAAAAAGGGTCGGCCGGGTTTACGGCTGGGAAGCAACCACCCAGGAGGTGGACGACTGGATATTCGACGATATAACCAGGACATTTGTTTTAAACGAGGAAAACCGCAAATTCTTTGAAGAGAATAATCCCTGGGCTCTTGAGGAGATCGGCCGCAGGCTGCTTGAAGCCGAAAGCAGAGGTCTCTGGGATGCAGACCCGCAGGTACTGGAAGGTCTCAAGGAACAGTATCTGGAGGTCGAAGGCTGGATAGAAAAAAAAATGGGAGATGTTGAAGGAGACTTCCAGGGCGGCTCAGTCGATATCCTCACGTCTGAGGACGTGGAGAACTGGGGGGAGATGATGAAAGAGGTAAAGGCAAAAATTCAAGCTGCAAAGCCCGAATAA
- a CDS encoding ATP-binding protein codes for MKNKNLTYPFTAIVGQGIMKKALILNAVNPKLGGVLIRGEKGTAKSTAVRALAALLPEIEVVADCKFGCDPHKKGSMCMECITRQDGGEELSVKKRKTRVVELPVGSTEDRVVGSLDIERAIKKGEKRFEPGILAEANRGILYVDEVNLLDDHIVDVLLDSAAMGVNTIEREGVSYSHPAEFILIGTMNPEEGELRPQLLDRFGLCVHIEGIADIEQRMEVVKRRTSYENDPAGFQDAWKEEEEKLRNSVIRAKELLEKTAVSDDMLRLIVHIAIEMNVDGHRADIIMMKAARTLAALNGRKDVLKEDVQTAADMALQHRMRRKPFQKQGVEEEKIAGIISHEKSA; via the coding sequence TTTTACGGCCATTGTTGGTCAGGGAATAATGAAAAAGGCCCTTATTTTAAACGCTGTCAATCCGAAACTCGGCGGGGTTTTAATCCGGGGTGAAAAGGGCACCGCAAAGTCAACCGCAGTGCGGGCGCTGGCAGCCCTTTTGCCGGAAATAGAGGTGGTGGCCGACTGCAAATTCGGATGCGATCCTCACAAGAAAGGAAGCATGTGCATGGAATGTATAACCCGGCAGGATGGCGGGGAAGAGCTTTCCGTAAAAAAGAGAAAAACACGGGTGGTCGAACTTCCTGTAGGTTCAACGGAAGACAGGGTTGTCGGTTCCCTTGATATAGAGCGCGCAATAAAAAAGGGGGAAAAACGGTTCGAGCCAGGGATCCTGGCGGAGGCAAACCGGGGAATCCTCTATGTGGATGAAGTGAATCTCCTTGACGACCATATCGTCGATGTTCTCCTCGATTCTGCTGCAATGGGTGTAAACACCATAGAAAGAGAAGGCGTTTCATACTCTCACCCTGCTGAATTTATCCTTATCGGGACAATGAACCCTGAAGAAGGGGAATTGCGGCCCCAGCTTCTTGACCGCTTTGGTTTGTGTGTTCATATTGAAGGGATAGCGGATATTGAGCAGAGAATGGAGGTTGTAAAAAGAAGAACATCTTATGAAAATGATCCTGCCGGATTTCAGGATGCCTGGAAAGAGGAGGAGGAAAAACTCAGAAATTCCGTTATCCGGGCCAAAGAACTTTTGGAAAAGACAGCCGTTTCCGATGATATGCTGCGTCTGATCGTACACATCGCCATTGAAATGAATGTGGACGGTCATCGTGCGGATATTATAATGATGAAGGCAGCCAGGACGCTGGCCGCATTAAATGGACGAAAAGATGTCCTAAAAGAGGATGTGCAGACAGCGGCGGACATGGCCCTTCAGCATAGGATGCGTAGAAAACCGTTTCAAAAACAGGGCGTGGAAGAAGAAAAAATAGCTGGAATTATTTCTCATGAAAAAAGTGCCTAA
- a CDS encoding TonB-dependent receptor domain-containing protein yields MINFGQGDFYTEFFTNDHWKENKATGIRRDKEGNIIYQKDDAGNVSAIPYQGRNEVNVKEYGGKVGIKKKDYDYGLRSILYTADFSKTGSTGETVKGDADEYLLDLFSGWRRRGFALSANIFYHEEYGFDLFPKIAYSKQFKPFFFDISFTSTKKYLSFFQKYFSTSYSRANPDLDPQTNLCVTLKIGGEHHLGSNRFNWQVAPFFNKAYNRFYTHTCFKLDSDGKPIVDPDTNKKKVDYTRYENLDEAYWAGGDLIFKYIYGRWTGFDARFTIKYTRDEVHDSSFAYFAPYNFKGRFFLKPVEFLYLQLWYTYYADRYADQAETYKMLWYHYWDLKATYRAKKNVDIHLEVKNLTDFDYYIYRGYPGNCRRWWLGMEIRF; encoded by the coding sequence GTGATTAATTTTGGTCAAGGTGATTTTTATACTGAATTTTTCACCAATGACCACTGGAAGGAGAACAAAGCTACAGGAATTCGCAGGGACAAAGAAGGGAACATTATTTATCAAAAGGACGACGCTGGAAATGTCAGCGCTATTCCATATCAAGGGCGCAACGAAGTGAATGTCAAAGAGTATGGAGGGAAAGTCGGGATCAAAAAGAAGGACTATGATTATGGACTCCGCTCTATTTTATATACCGCTGATTTCTCCAAAACCGGCAGTACGGGTGAAACCGTGAAAGGTGACGCGGATGAATATCTGCTGGATCTATTTAGCGGGTGGCGCCGGCGGGGTTTTGCCCTTTCCGCCAATATATTCTATCATGAAGAATACGGCTTTGATTTGTTTCCAAAGATAGCTTACAGTAAACAATTCAAGCCCTTTTTTTTCGATATATCCTTTACTTCCACAAAAAAATATCTGAGTTTTTTTCAAAAATATTTTTCTACAAGCTATAGCCGGGCCAACCCGGATCTTGATCCCCAGACCAACCTTTGCGTTACCTTGAAGATCGGCGGAGAACACCATCTGGGCTCAAATCGGTTCAACTGGCAGGTGGCCCCATTTTTCAATAAGGCCTATAATCGCTTTTATACCCACACCTGTTTTAAGCTTGATTCTGATGGAAAGCCGATAGTCGATCCTGATACGAACAAAAAAAAGGTGGATTACACCCGGTACGAAAATCTGGACGAGGCTTATTGGGCCGGCGGCGATCTTATTTTCAAGTATATCTATGGCAGATGGACCGGCTTTGATGCGCGCTTTACAATCAAGTATACCCGCGATGAGGTGCATGACAGCTCTTTCGCCTACTTTGCGCCCTATAACTTTAAGGGCCGCTTTTTTTTAAAGCCTGTTGAATTTTTATATCTTCAACTATGGTATACCTACTACGCGGATCGGTATGCGGACCAGGCGGAAACGTATAAAATGTTATGGTACCATTATTGGGATCTCAAGGCGACATATCGCGCGAAAAAAAATGTCGATATACACCTGGAGGTGAAAAATCTAACCGATTTTGATTATTATATCTACCGGGGTTATCCGGGCAATTGCCGGCGCTGGTGGCTCGGCATGGAAATCAGGTTTTAG
- a CDS encoding transposase: MMETISTFEKRIDEINERLDLLTKEHQSLLDRLDAIPGINKKSAQAILSEIGVTLDEFICMSAFVSWAGLCPGNNESAGKRKNGRNGVRNHPLKTILVQVAWAAIKTKGSYYKAKYYKLKARRGAKKAIVAIAHKIGKAVFNIIKYGDTYRDLGEDYLIAPNKQKVLRNLNKRAKEMGLKLVPCEI, from the coding sequence ATGATGGAGACTATTAGCACATTTGAAAAACGTATAGATGAAATAAATGAGAGATTGGATTTACTTACAAAAGAACATCAGAGTTTATTGGATCGATTAGATGCAATTCCAGGAATAAATAAAAAATCAGCTCAAGCTATTTTAAGCGAAATTGGTGTTACACTGGATGAATTCATCTGCATGTCAGCTTTTGTGTCTTGGGCTGGCTTATGCCCTGGGAATAATGAAAGCGCAGGAAAGCGTAAAAATGGTAGAAATGGTGTCAGAAATCATCCTTTGAAAACCATTTTAGTCCAAGTCGCATGGGCGGCGATAAAGACCAAGGGCTCCTACTACAAGGCCAAATACTATAAACTGAAAGCGAGACGTGGTGCAAAAAAGGCCATAGTGGCCATAGCGCATAAGATTGGAAAGGCAGTTTTTAACATTATAAAATATGGAGACACCTATCGAGATCTTGGCGAAGATTATCTAATAGCTCCAAACAAACAAAAAGTGTTGAGAAATTTAAACAAAAGAGCCAAAGAAATGGGACTTAAACTGGTTCCTTGTGAAATTTAA
- a CDS encoding putative cobaltochelatase → MDWTKREIYPFAAIVGQEKMTRALILNAVCPSIGGLLIRGEKGTAKSTAVRGLAAILPEIEIVAGCPFNCDPDKYEYLCAECRKKVKQGINLPVMKKKIKVVDLPLGATEDRVLGSLDFEHAVKKGETFFTPGLLAAAHRGILYIDEVNLLDDHIVDIILDAAGMGMNIVEREGVSCMHRAEFILIGTMNPEEGELRPQLLDRFGMCIQVEGIKDPVERIRLIKQRDRFDKNSSDFIAEYQNSQDRLCQKIIHAGKRFPHVKISEEMVKLCSKLALDAFVAGHRADIIMRKTAITIASCENRKEVTEKEVNEAADLVLLHRVRMPPSPPQHQPEEKKEDPPAPPDEEKEEEKEPEKEEEKPETQNQQKTEEGKKADEGEGEKKDKEKPEKGRPLEMVFPVGEIFKTKRIQMERDRVLRKGSGRRSRTRSSSKAGRYIMSRMQRKTSDLALDATIRAAAPYQKQRRREDVAIAIEESDIREKVREKRIGNFIVFVVDASGSMGAGKRMIETKGAILSLLLDAYQKRDKISMIAFRGDHAEVLLPPTGSVELAHKLLEELPTGGKTPLCHGISLGYQIIQGHFRKDPDTYPLLILISDGKANVSQYGGKPFAEAMEMAEEVKNDTRVNTVVVDVEKPGLISFGLSHQLSVGMGAGYFKIEDLKADTLVEVLRENLLW, encoded by the coding sequence TTGGACTGGACAAAAAGAGAAATCTATCCATTTGCGGCCATTGTGGGTCAGGAAAAAATGACCCGGGCTCTTATTCTAAACGCGGTCTGCCCCTCTATCGGGGGACTGCTGATCAGGGGGGAAAAGGGAACTGCAAAATCAACCGCTGTCCGCGGCCTGGCTGCCATTTTACCGGAGATTGAAATCGTTGCCGGATGTCCGTTTAATTGCGATCCCGATAAATATGAATACCTGTGCGCCGAATGCAGAAAAAAAGTGAAACAGGGCATCAATCTTCCTGTAATGAAGAAAAAGATAAAGGTTGTCGATCTTCCCCTTGGCGCTACCGAGGACAGGGTATTGGGGAGTCTCGATTTTGAACATGCGGTAAAAAAGGGGGAAACGTTTTTTACACCCGGCCTGCTGGCGGCAGCCCATAGGGGAATTCTTTATATTGATGAAGTCAATCTGTTGGATGATCATATAGTGGATATTATTCTTGATGCCGCGGGTATGGGAATGAATATTGTCGAGCGGGAAGGCGTTTCCTGCATGCACAGGGCAGAGTTTATCCTGATCGGAACCATGAATCCCGAAGAGGGGGAACTGCGGCCGCAACTCCTTGACAGGTTCGGGATGTGCATTCAGGTTGAAGGAATAAAAGACCCGGTTGAAAGAATCCGGCTGATCAAACAAAGAGACCGTTTTGATAAAAACAGCTCTGATTTTATAGCAGAGTATCAAAATTCTCAAGACAGGCTTTGTCAGAAAATTATACATGCAGGGAAACGCTTTCCCCATGTAAAAATTTCAGAAGAAATGGTGAAGCTCTGCTCAAAACTTGCGCTGGATGCTTTTGTGGCCGGTCACCGGGCGGATATTATTATGAGAAAAACAGCCATCACCATAGCATCCTGTGAAAATAGAAAAGAGGTAACCGAAAAAGAGGTTAATGAAGCCGCTGATCTTGTGCTGCTTCATCGTGTAAGGATGCCGCCTTCTCCACCGCAGCATCAGCCTGAAGAAAAAAAAGAAGATCCGCCGGCTCCACCCGATGAAGAAAAAGAGGAAGAAAAAGAACCTGAAAAAGAAGAAGAAAAACCGGAAACCCAAAATCAGCAAAAGACTGAAGAAGGAAAGAAGGCAGATGAGGGGGAGGGAGAAAAAAAAGATAAAGAAAAACCGGAAAAAGGCCGGCCCCTTGAAATGGTCTTCCCTGTGGGGGAGATTTTTAAAACAAAAAGAATTCAGATGGAAAGGGACAGGGTACTCCGGAAAGGTTCGGGCAGAAGAAGCCGGACAAGGTCGTCCTCAAAGGCCGGCAGATATATCATGAGCAGAATGCAGCGCAAGACCAGTGATCTGGCCCTGGATGCCACTATAAGGGCCGCCGCCCCTTATCAGAAACAAAGAAGAAGAGAAGATGTAGCCATTGCCATTGAAGAAAGCGATATTCGTGAAAAGGTAAGAGAGAAAAGGATCGGAAATTTTATTGTCTTTGTTGTGGATGCCAGCGGCTCCATGGGAGCCGGAAAACGGATGATTGAAACAAAAGGGGCTATTCTCTCTCTTCTTCTCGATGCTTATCAGAAAAGGGACAAGATATCAATGATAGCATTCAGGGGAGATCATGCCGAGGTTCTTCTTCCACCCACCGGCAGCGTGGAGCTTGCCCATAAACTTTTGGAAGAGCTCCCCACCGGGGGGAAGACCCCGCTCTGCCATGGGATATCCCTCGGCTATCAAATTATTCAAGGCCATTTCCGGAAAGACCCTGACACGTATCCATTGCTGATACTTATCTCCGATGGAAAGGCCAATGTTAGTCAATATGGCGGAAAACCTTTTGCCGAGGCTATGGAAATGGCCGAGGAGGTGAAAAATGACACCCGGGTCAATACAGTAGTGGTTGACGTTGAAAAACCCGGGCTGATCTCCTTTGGACTGTCTCATCAATTATCCGTCGGAATGGGGGCCGGATATTTCAAGATTGAAGATCTCAAGGCGGATACATTGGTAGAAGTTCTACGGGAAAATTTATTATGGTGA